One Accipiter gentilis chromosome 25, bAccGen1.1, whole genome shotgun sequence genomic region harbors:
- the FAM181A gene encoding protein FAM181A, producing the protein MASDSEVKTLLNFVNLASSDIKAALDKSAPCRRSVDHRKYLQKQLKRFSQKYSRIPRCHPSKPPECSWRRGAEDRGRGPQAEAPDLSPHGGAAAEKVLQTAEAEDSLTGERVLQEQNPEAARPDQVPMRKRQLPASFWEEPRPAQSLPARAFAAGPEGLPAPRDPPPYEGKKSKRSPDAAGPESPPEPALRAGEKDPAGVLSGRVGAWTCCPFPCPGPGVYQPPGTLPPSPFPGLGLWRKSAAALPVEVPHFCKEADGTGQKLYKPVVLKPIPTKPAVPPPIFNVFGYL; encoded by the coding sequence ATGGCATCGGACAGCGAGGTAAAAACCCTACTGAACTTCGTCAACCTGGCCTCCAGCGACATCAAGGCGGCTCTGGATAAATCAGCTCCGTGTCGCCGGTCGGTTGACCACAGGAAATACTTGCAGAAGCAGCTCAAGCGGTTTTCTCAGAAGTACTCGCGGATCCCACGGTGCCACCCCAGCAAACCCCCTGAGTGCAGCTGGCGCAGGGGGGCAGAGGACCGGGGCCGCGGCCCTCAGGCCGAGGCACCTGACCTCAGCCCCCACGGCGGGGCTGCCGCCGAGAAGGTGCTGCAGACAGCCGAGGCGGAGGACAGCCTCACCGGGGAACGGGTGTTGCAGGAGCAAAACCCTGAGGCAGCCAGGCCGGACCAGGTGCCCATGAGGAAGCGACAGCTCCCCGCCTCCTTCTGGGAAGAGCCACGGCCGGCCCAGAGCCTGCCGGCCAGGGCTTTTGCTGCTGGCCCCGAGGGGCTCCCGGCCCCCAGAGACCCTCCTCCTTATGAGGGGAAGAAAAGTAAACGGAGCCCGGATGCTGCTGGCCCAGAGAGCCCCCCTGAGCCTGCCCTGCGTGCCGGGGAGAAGGACCCTGCCGGGGTCCTCTCAGGCCGGGTGGGTGCCTGgacctgctgccccttcccctgccctgggcCGGGGGTGTACCAGCCCCCGGGCACGCTGCCCCCATCACCCttcccggggctggggctgtggaggAAGAGTGCGGCCGCGCTGCCGGTGGAGGTGCCGCACTTCTGCAAGGAGGCCGATGGCACGGGGCAGAAACTCTACAAGCCCGTGGTTTTGAAACCCATCCCCACCAAGCCTGCCGTCCCCCCGCCGATCTTCAACGTTTTTGGCTATCTTTAG